One window of Mobula birostris isolate sMobBir1 chromosome 16, sMobBir1.hap1, whole genome shotgun sequence genomic DNA carries:
- the LOC140211195 gene encoding uncharacterized protein C3orf62 homolog isoform X3: MSEKLRQCREDLAAALDRAMEGNIVSPVFSSDSEWLESARLLEPDHGAFIDNSFARMCPSFSSPHLTQTFLQMLPERGPYYCMPKELALMDCNHVAFKVKCPSQETNNHTCPETQGNNSCEELTKNLLDVIGAYQKIGKQRGRQQLESTSIRTLEALAGKLEPLSEFRPPSSQSAGSVSAEDTLTLFIADPPCSPIGKEPHLGKYKLSDDDNLINIVLDMEEDYNILKKI, translated from the exons ATGTCTGAGAAACTGAGGCAGTGCAGGGAAGACTTAGCAGCAGCTTTGGATCGAGCCATGGAAGGCAATATTGTTTCTCCTGTGTTCTCTTCAGACTCTGAGTGGCTTGAATCGGCAAGGTTACTGGAACCAGACCATGGTGCATTCATTGACAACTCCTTTGCTAGAATGTGCCCATCTTTCAGTTCTCCACACCTCACCCAGACATTTCTTCAAATGTTGCCGGAGAGAGGGCCATATTACTGTATGCCAAAGGAACTTGCCTTGATGGATTGCAATCATGTTGCATTTAAAGTAAAGTG TCCCTCACAAGAAACCAACAATCATACATGTCCAGAAACACAGGGAAATAATTCATGTGAAGAACTGACAAAGAATCTCCTAGATGTAATAG GTGCATACCAGAAAATTGGAAAACAGAGAGGAAGACAGCAGTTGG AGAGCACCAGTATTCGAACGCTCGAGGCGTTGGCAGGAAAACTGGAACCTTTGAGCGAATTCCGTCCACCCTCTTCTCAATCTGCTGGATCTGTGTCTGCAGAAGACACTCTAACCCTTTTCATTGCAGATCCACCCTGTAGCCCAATAGGGAAAGAACCACACTTAGGGAAATATAAACTCTCAGATGATGACAACTTGATTAATATTGTCCTGGACATGGAGGAGGATTACAACATATTGAAAAAAATATAG
- the LOC140211195 gene encoding uncharacterized protein C3orf62 homolog isoform X1: protein MSEKLRQCREDLAAALDRAMEGNIVSPVFSSDSEWLESARLLEPDHGAFIDNSFARMCPSFSSPHLTQTFLQMLPERGPYYCMPKELALMDCNHVAFKVKWLVFGNGENFVMNANVPIPYGLFESGCENTDNVTQEYISPSQETNNHTCPETQGNNSCEELTKNLLDVIGAYQKIGKQRGRQQLESTSIRTLEALAGKLEPLSEFRPPSSQSAGSVSAEDTLTLFIADPPCSPIGKEPHLGKYKLSDDDNLINIVLDMEEDYNILKKI, encoded by the exons ATGTCTGAGAAACTGAGGCAGTGCAGGGAAGACTTAGCAGCAGCTTTGGATCGAGCCATGGAAGGCAATATTGTTTCTCCTGTGTTCTCTTCAGACTCTGAGTGGCTTGAATCGGCAAGGTTACTGGAACCAGACCATGGTGCATTCATTGACAACTCCTTTGCTAGAATGTGCCCATCTTTCAGTTCTCCACACCTCACCCAGACATTTCTTCAAATGTTGCCGGAGAGAGGGCCATATTACTGTATGCCAAAGGAACTTGCCTTGATGGATTGCAATCATGTTGCATTTAAAGTAAAGTGGTTAGTTTTTGGAAATGGGGAAAATTTTGTCATGAATGCCAATGTTCCAATACCATATGGTCTCTTTGAGAGTGGTTGTGAGAACACAGACAATGTTACACAAGAATATATCAG TCCCTCACAAGAAACCAACAATCATACATGTCCAGAAACACAGGGAAATAATTCATGTGAAGAACTGACAAAGAATCTCCTAGATGTAATAG GTGCATACCAGAAAATTGGAAAACAGAGAGGAAGACAGCAGTTGG AGAGCACCAGTATTCGAACGCTCGAGGCGTTGGCAGGAAAACTGGAACCTTTGAGCGAATTCCGTCCACCCTCTTCTCAATCTGCTGGATCTGTGTCTGCAGAAGACACTCTAACCCTTTTCATTGCAGATCCACCCTGTAGCCCAATAGGGAAAGAACCACACTTAGGGAAATATAAACTCTCAGATGATGACAACTTGATTAATATTGTCCTGGACATGGAGGAGGATTACAACATATTGAAAAAAATATAG
- the LOC140211195 gene encoding uncharacterized protein C3orf62 homolog isoform X2 has translation MSEKLRQCREDLAAALDRAMEGNIVSPVFSSDSEWLESARLLEPDHGAFIDNSFARMCPSFSSPHLTQTFLQMLPERGPYYCMPKELALMDCNHVAFKVKWLVFGNGENFVMNANVPIPYGLFESGCENTDNVTQEYISPSQETNNHTCPETQGNNSCEELTKNLLDVIESTSIRTLEALAGKLEPLSEFRPPSSQSAGSVSAEDTLTLFIADPPCSPIGKEPHLGKYKLSDDDNLINIVLDMEEDYNILKKI, from the exons ATGTCTGAGAAACTGAGGCAGTGCAGGGAAGACTTAGCAGCAGCTTTGGATCGAGCCATGGAAGGCAATATTGTTTCTCCTGTGTTCTCTTCAGACTCTGAGTGGCTTGAATCGGCAAGGTTACTGGAACCAGACCATGGTGCATTCATTGACAACTCCTTTGCTAGAATGTGCCCATCTTTCAGTTCTCCACACCTCACCCAGACATTTCTTCAAATGTTGCCGGAGAGAGGGCCATATTACTGTATGCCAAAGGAACTTGCCTTGATGGATTGCAATCATGTTGCATTTAAAGTAAAGTGGTTAGTTTTTGGAAATGGGGAAAATTTTGTCATGAATGCCAATGTTCCAATACCATATGGTCTCTTTGAGAGTGGTTGTGAGAACACAGACAATGTTACACAAGAATATATCAG TCCCTCACAAGAAACCAACAATCATACATGTCCAGAAACACAGGGAAATAATTCATGTGAAGAACTGACAAAGAATCTCCTAGATGTAATAG AGAGCACCAGTATTCGAACGCTCGAGGCGTTGGCAGGAAAACTGGAACCTTTGAGCGAATTCCGTCCACCCTCTTCTCAATCTGCTGGATCTGTGTCTGCAGAAGACACTCTAACCCTTTTCATTGCAGATCCACCCTGTAGCCCAATAGGGAAAGAACCACACTTAGGGAAATATAAACTCTCAGATGATGACAACTTGATTAATATTGTCCTGGACATGGAGGAGGATTACAACATATTGAAAAAAATATAG